The DNA sequence ATATCGAGGATCAATGCGCCCTCCTGCAGGCACCGCACGCCTTGCGCTGCCGCAGCAACTGCATCGATGAAACGTCCGCCGTCGGAAAAAGAATCCGGGGTAACATTGACGATCGCCATCAAAACGCCACGCGGCCCGAGTTCCAGGCTGCGCCCATGCGCCAGCTTCCAGCTAAATTTCTGAAATGGATTGTAAGTCATTTTCCCTCACGATCCGCATTCGGCCGAGAGCCATCGATTTGCTGTTGCGCCGATGGTGGCTATGCCCCAAGCTTGATCGAAGTTCAACTGAAGAGAACCACGCATTGATGTCCCGAGTACGCGTCCCGTTCAAAGCCGCCCTTCTCGCCCTCCTGGTCGCCGCTCCTCTCAGCGCTGCGTCTGGTGAAACCGTGATCAGCAAGAGCTTTTCCTATTTCACGATCGGTGGACGGACTGCGGAGGAACTCGACAAGGCGCTTTCGGCCAGCGGCCCGATGATGAAATCCACCGGCGCACGCCACCCGGGTGCCACCCGGATAAAGTTCGGAGGCTCCATCACCTACGTCAACCGTGGCGGCCGCTGTGCGGTCGGCTCGGCCCGGGTGACGCTCAGCACCCGCATCATCCTGCCACGCTGGAAATATCGTCGCCAGGCCGGCCGCGACCTCGCTCTGGTATGGGATACGCTCTCAAGCGACATCAAGCGCCATGAAGAGCGACACGCGGAAATCGCCCGCAACCACGCCCGCCGCATGGAAAAGATGTTCCTCGCCCTGAAGCCGGAAGCCGATTGCGAACGCATGCAGGCAAGCGTGGCGCGGGTCAGCGTCACCGCGATCGAAGCACATGACAAGGATCAGGCGCGGTTCGATCGCACCGAAGCCGCAAATTTCGACAAGCGCATGATCCGGCTTTTGCAATATCGGCTCGAAGCCCTGCAGAAAACGCAACAATAGGTAGCGGCGCCCAGACCCCGAAGAAGAGCCTGACTATAGTCCGGCTCGGCGCGATTTCAGCGGCAATACCCACAGTATTTTATTGGTGAAATATAACGATGGCTGGCAGCCGCCGACTCATCTATATTGAAATCATAGAGCGAGGGGCCGGGATGAAGACTAGCCTCAGCCGAATGAGCGAGTTAAGCGCGGCGCAGTAGTTGTGCGAAGAGCTTAAATTTTGCCGTTACTTTAGTTTAGGCGGCGTTGTTCAATATTAAAAAGAAGAAACTGAACAGCGGGGCCAATGTGGGTTCTCCTGGCGTGTCTTGGTGCTGCAGATGTCCCCTCCCTCATCTGTCAGCGATGCGCCCTCCTCGCCTCGCTTGTCCAACGACCGGCGAGGCGCTTTTTTTGCGCAAGCTGCAAATTGGAGGGCGCCAGAGCATGTCACGCAAAACCGCACGGCGGTTCGGCGACAATGACATCCGAACGGTCAAGAACTTAAGGCACAAGCAGCGAACGTGAACACTCGCCGAGCGTGTTAGGCCTGGCGCTCCGGCACATGCACGACGAGACCGTCGAGTGCATCGCTCATCTTGATCTGACAGGAAAGTCGCGACGTCGGCCGGACATCATAGGCAAAGTCCAGCATATCTTCTTCCATGGCTTCCGGAGCGCCGACGACAGCCGACCAGGCGTCGTCGACATAGACATGACAGGTCGCGCAGGCGCAGGCCCCGCCGCATTCGGCTTCGATGCCGGGAACCGAATTGCGAACGGCGTTTTCCATGACCGTCGAGCCGTTTTCGACATTAAGTTCATGGCGCGCGCCATCAAAGGCAACGATCGTAAGTTTTGTCATGTTTCTTTCCGGAATGAACTGCTGGGACTGGCAAGGCGCAAAGCCTGTTCAGAACGCACGCCGTACAGGCGCAAATTCAGTGGAAGTTCTTCCAACAAATCCGCCGGTCAGTCAACAACGGCCATCATTGCATGCCTCGCGCGCAGCGTGCGCGAAGCCGCACTCTTGAAATGTGGGATGCCGGAAGGGCGTTGACCCTCTCCGCGCCCCATCGGGCCGCGGGCTAGCGGCAGAGCTTCAAAATGAAAAGTTCGGCCTCGAGCACGGCGACCGCAAGCGTGTCTGAGAGCGATGCGTCGGCCGGGTTCTGCTCGATCGCGCCGGCAATGCTGGCAACGTCGACGGCGCCGACTGCAAGTGCAGCGCCCTTCAGCCGATGGGCAGCCTGAGCGCGAAGCGTGCTCTCTCCCTCGACGATCTCTTTCATGACCTGGCGCGCCTGGCGCGCAAAGAGTTGCAGCACTTCAATTTCCAGCGCCTTGTCACCCATCGTCTGCGCCGCCAGGTGGGCGAAGTCGATCGGCTTCTTGCCGGTAGCTGCAGAGTTTCCCGGGGTGTCCGGAGCTTCGAAGGCAATCCTGAGGGCCGCCATGAGCCAAATTCCCTATTGTTTATTGTATGTTGGTGTTATTTTCGGTGTCGCCATATCGTCCACACCGACACGCGCAAGCTCAGATACACATCCTCTGCGGGTGCGGGCTGCTATCGACTTAAATCGGGGCGCAATATGGGCAGGAATCTGGGAAAATGGTTAACGGCCGTTAAACCGTATGATTCCCTTGTATTTTCTGGCTTTGACACCGTTATCACATTAAGATTTCATTAGGATTTTAATTAAGGCCGAGCGCTCTTAATTGTAAGAACCCAGCTAATGTGTCACTACGATACGCTTAGGAACTTGCCTACGTACGAAAATGGCAACCGTTCCGGTGGATAAGCTCAACTCGTGGTCCCTTTCGGCCACAAATGTGACTATCCGTCGAGGCAATGCAGTGTGTGATCAGTAGGGTATTGCGTAGATCCGATGCGCGTATCTTGCCGTCACAGCCCGCGAGGAAGGAGCCTGGCCCGCCCGTTGTGCGCGAGCGCTGGCAGCTTTGTCGCTGGCAAAAGGTAATGAGGCGTATCCCTATGGCGACGAAAAAGAGCAATGAGTCGATCGACGAGAAGGCCTTCCAGGCTTTGGAAGCTGCCCTGAAAATCGATTTTGACGAGCTTAACTCGAGCCCGAATGACAAGACTTCCTTGGATGATCCGGAGGAAAATGTGTCTCAGCCCGGCAATCAGGCGCCAGCGCCCGATAAGAATAAAAGAGCAAAGTCTCAACCGGAGCCATCCCGCGCGGCCCGTGCTGCCGAAGCGGCCAAGACACTCGCCCCGGAACCTGCGCCCAAATCCCCTTCCCTTTCCGCAGCCAACGACGATGGTCGCCGTTCGCCGGCTGCGATGCTGCGCGCGCTCGACGTGCGCTCCAATCGCGCCGCGATACGGGTTGCCGCGCTGGTGTCGATCATCTGGGCCATCGCCGGCCTCGGCATTGCCAACCTGCTCTATGGCCCGCATATCTGGCAGATCCGCTCCCTGAGCGATCTGGCCGCGACGCCCGGCGCTATTGGCGTTGCAATCGGCATCCTGTTGCCGGTCATGCTCTTCTTCTCCTTCGCCATCATGATCGCCCGTGCGCAGGAACTGCGCAACGCCGCCCGCTCCATGGCTGAAGTGGCACTGCGCCTTGCCGAGCCCGAAACGGCCGCAGCCGATCGCGTCATGACCGTCGGCCAGGCCGTGCGCCGTGAAGTCTCGGCGATGAACGAGGGTATCGAGCGCACCATCGCACGCGCCACTGAACTCGAAACGCTGGTGCACTCCGAAGTCAACGCGCTTGAGCGCAGCTACAGCGAAAACGAACTGCGCGTGCGCACCCTGGTCCAGGAACTCGGCCTCGAGCGCGAAGCCATCATCGGTCACTCGGAGCGTATCCGCTCGGCGATATCGGGCGCGCACGGCAAGCTCAAGGATGACCTGGAACAGGCGAGCGACGACATCGCTTCGCGTATCGCGATTTCGGGCGAAGCCTTTGCCTCGCTGATCGACACGCGCGCCGCAGCCCTCAGTGAAAAGTCGGACACGGCCCTGCAGTCGATCGGCAGCATGCTGTCGTCCCGCACAGATGCGCTGCTTTCCGGCCTGACGGCCGCCGGCCTTGGCCTCAGCACCGAATTCGATACCCGTCTCGACCAGTTGAGCGACACGTTGACGAAGCGCGGCGAAGACCTGCTTAGCCAGTTCGAAACGCGCGCCTCCTCGCTCGACGCCAGCACCGAAAGACTGAACGCGGCATTGAACGACCGCGCACGCCAGCTCAACGAGACGCTGATCGCCCGCACCCGTGACCTGAACGAAAGCCTCAGCGTCGGCCAGCAGGCGATCACCGGCGGCCTCGATCACGTGCTTGCCTCGCTCAACGCCACGCTCGACGAGAAAGGCGCAAGCTTCCGTCAGAGCCTGCGTTCGAGCGCCGACGATGCGATCATGGATCTGGACCTGCGCGGCGGCTTCTTCGAAGAGAAGCTGCAGACCACCGTCGGCCAGCTCGCGACCGCCTTCGACGAGCGCTTCCACGAGTTTGCGTCGGCCTTCGACAAGCGTGCGAGCATGCTCGACACCAAGCTGATGGAAAGCCTGCACCGCATCAACGAGACCGTCTCCGGCGGCTCTGAAGCAATCGGTGGCGCCCTCGACAGCAGCATCGAGAAGATCGGCTCGGCCCTCTCCGATCAGTCGTTGACGCTGGCAGCGACGCTCGGCGCAACCCAGGACTTCATCGAGGAGACGATCACCAGCCGGACCTCGGAGCTCGGCAACCTGGTCGGCGATGCGCACAGCCGCATCGACAGCGTGCTCTCCGAGAAGACCAGCGGCCTCATGGGTGCCCTTTCCCAGGCGCAGGAGCGCATCGAGAACGGCTTCGGCCAGCGTGCCGACGCGCTTGCAAGCGCGCTCACCACCAGCGAACAGCGCCTGAGCGAAGGGCTCGACACCCGCACCGCGGCCTTCGTCGACGGTCTGCACGCAGCCCATGCCCGCATCGAGCAGACGCTCAGCGGTTCGACCGACGAAATCACCAGCGCGATCGCAGCCAGCCAGCACCGCTTGGACAACACGCTGTCCGAGCGCACGCTCGCGCTCTCGACCATTCTGTCCATGGGCGCGGACTCGATCGACAATGCCGTCAACGGCACGGCCGACCGGCTGGAGCGCGTCTTGTCCGAACGTGGCGAAGCGATCTCCGAAGCGCTCACGACCCAGACGTCGGCCCTCGATGGCGTCCTCGCCGAACGCGCCGCCGCCATCACCTCGACCATGTCGTCGCGCGCCAACGAAATGGCGAATACGCTGAGCCGCCATGCCGAAGACGTGGCCGACAGCCTGACGTTCCGCGCAACGGCCGTCGCCGAAACCATGACCGACCGTGTCGGCGATATCGAACAGAAGCTCTCCGAGAGCGTCAACACGATCGCCGAGAACCTCGGCGGCCGTGTCAACCTGATCTCCGATACCCTCACCCAGACGAGCGCTCGCATCGCCGAGGATCTCAGTGGCCGCGTCGGCAAGATTTCCGACACGCTGACCGAGACCAGCGCGCACATCGCCGATGCCCTGACCGCCCGCACGACCGAGGCCACCGCTTCGCTCGCCGGCAAGGCAGCCGAAATTGAGCAGACGCTGAGCGGCCGGGCCGAGCATCTGCGCGATACGCTGTCGTCGACGCACGAACAGATCCGCGCCACGCTCGACGATCGCATCAACGCCATCAACCTCGCCGTTGGCCAGGGCCGCGATCAACTCGAAGGCATGCTGGCCGATCAGTCGACCGCCATCGCCACGACGCTCGCCACCAGCGCCAGCATGCTGGAAATGTCGCTGGAAGAGCGCCAGTCCGCGCTTGCCGGCATCATCGACCGCAGCGGCGAAACGCTCGACACGCGCATGCGCTCGACGACCGGGCACATCGCGGAGCGACTGGCTGAAACTGCCAACCAGATCAGCCTCGCGGCCGACAGCCTCACGAACCGCGTCGACATGTCGATCAACGGCATCAACGACCGTCTCGACGATACCGGCCTGCGCATCGAGACGAGCCTCGGCTCTCTCGAGGAGCGCATGCGCGAAAGCGCGGGCAACATCGGCTCGATCGTCGACGAGACCGGCATGCATATCGAAACCCGCGTCGGTGTGCTCGAGGATCGCATTCGCAACACCGTCGGCAATGTCGGCACGGTTGTCGACGACACCGGCGCCCGTATCGAAAGCAACCTGGGCGCACTTGAAAACCGCATCCGTGGCAGCGTTACCAATGTCGGCTCCGTCGTCGACGATGCGGCTGCCCGCGTCGAAGGCGGCCTCAGCACGCTGGAAGATCGGATCCGCGGCAGCGTCAGCGGCGTTGGCGCAATCGTCGGCGAGACCGGCACCCTCATCGAAAACAGCCTCGGAGCCCTTCAGGATCGCATTCGCGGCAGCGTCAACGACGTGAACACGCTGGTTGACGATACCGGTCTTCGGCTGGAAGTCAGCCTCAGCTCGCTGGAAGAGCGTCTTCGTGACAGCGTCGGCGGTGTGAACGAGATCGTCGACGGAGCCGGACAGCGCATCGCCCACAGCCTCAGCCAGCGCGCCGGCGATATCGACCGCCTCAGCGAGGTCGCGGCCACCCGTATCTCCGGCGCAATCGAATCCGGCGCAGAGCGTATTGCCGAACGCTTCGGCACCATGGATCGCGCCCTCAATATCGGCCTCGAAAACGTCAACCGCACAATCGAAGGCAAGGCCGCCGGTCTGGTCACCAGCCTGCGTGGTGCGGTCAGCGAAGCAACGCAGGATCTGGACGCCGAAGCCGTCCGCCTCGAAGTCAAGACCGGTGACCTCGTCAGCAACCTGCGCAGCGCAGTCGGCGACGTGGCCCAGGAATTCGACGCAGAAGCCGTCCGCATCGAGGGCAAGGCTGCGGGCCTCGCGACGTCGCTTCGCGGCGTGGTCGGCGATGTCGCCCAGGAACTCGACGCAGAAGCTGCACGTATCGAAGGCAAGGCTGCCGGCCTCGTGACTTCGCTTCGCGGCGCAGTCGGCGACGTCGCTCAGGAACTCGACGCAGAAGCCGCTCGCATCGAAGGCAAGGCTGCGAGCCTTGCCACCAGCCTTCGCGGCGCCGTTGGCGACGTTGCCCGGGAGATCGACGCGGAAGCGGCGCGCTCTGCCGAGCTCCTTTCCAGGGCCGGCGACGACTTCGCTTCGGCGCTTGCTGCCCGTCAGGCCGAGTTCGCCAACACGATCGACCAGACGGCAGCGGCAACCGCCGCCCGCCATGCGGACCTTGCCAATACGATCGAGCAGAAGGCTGCTGCCAGCGCAGCCCGTCACGCCGATCTTGCCCGTTCGATCGCCGACGCGGCCGATACGGCAACGGCACGGCTCGCTGCCACGCACAGCCAGATTGCCAGCCACGCCGACACCATCCACCAGGGCCTCGCCAACACCGAGAAGGCGCTGGAAGCACGCGGCGAAGCGATCCGCACCACGCTTGACGACCGCACCCGCGAGCTCAACTCGATGCTCGCCGGCCGTTCGCTCGAACTGTCGCGCCTGATCGACGAGCAGGCCCGCCCGGTCATCGACCAGTATGCCGCAACCGGCCGCGAGGCTGCCGAGCGCATCGCCGCCGTGACCCAGGAAAGCGCAGATCGCCTGCGTGCCGAAAACGCAGCCCTGGTCAACGCGATTGCCGACCGCACGGGTGAAACGCTGAACGCGATCTCGCACCGCGCCGAGGAAACGGCGAAGGCGATGAAGATGGTCGAGAACCGTCTGCAGTCGACCGCCATGGGCCTGATCGACCAGCTCGCCAACAATAACAATGCGATCGCCACGGTCATCGACCAGGCAAGCAGCAACCTCGGCGAGATGGACCAGCGTCTGGAATCGACGATGGCCCGCGTTTCAGAAACGACCCGTCAGGCTTCCGACATGCTGTCGACTTCCACCCGCCTCATCGAAGGCAAGGTCGACAAACTGTCCGACATCTCGGCCTCGACGCTCTCGCAGATCGGTGGCATCGTCGGCCGCTTCGAGGACCACTCGAAGGTGCTCGGACAGGCCTCCGACCTGCTCGGCGCCGCCCAGTCGAACCTCGTCAGCACGCTCGAAGAACGTCAGGACGCACTGCGCACCCTGTCGGTTGGGCTCGTCCAGCGCTCGGAAGAGATCGAACGCACGATGCGTGCGCTCGAAGGCTTCGTCGATGGCGCCTTCCAGCGCGCCGAAGAACGCTCGGGCCTCGTTGCCGGCAACCTGCGCAGCGGCATCCAGCAGTCCTTCTCGGATGTTGGCCGCCTGTTGACCAGCGCCGAACAGCGTGCAGCCGAAGCGGCCGAAGCGATGCGCAACACGCTGGCTCAGGCGGGCGATGAAGCAGGCGCCTCGGTCGAACAGGTGTTCAGCCGAGCCGAGGAGCGCTCGCGCCAGATCGCCGATACGCTGCGCTCCGGCGTCGAGACCTCGTTTGCCGACGTCAACAAGACGCTGTCTTCGGTCGAGGGCCGTGCGCTCGGCGCATCGGAGGCGCTCCGCCAGGCGATCGCCAAGGTGGGCGAAGATGCCGGTGCATCGATCGAGGGCGCATTTGCCAATGCCGAGGAACGCTCCAAGGAAGTCGCCTCACGTCTGCGCGGCAGCGTCGCGGCCTCGGTGTCCGATATCGAGCGCATGCTCGCCGAGAGCGGCAAGAAATCCGACGGCGTCGCAGGGCAACTGCGCGACGCGGTTCGCGTGGCGATCGACGAGGCCATCGGCCGCTTCAGCGGTGCGACCGACGAAATCCGTCGCTCGGCCGGCGAGATCCGCAAGGAACTCGACATGACCCGCGAGGAACTGAAGCGCGGTGCCTTCGACCTGCCGGAAGAGGCCAAGGAAAACGCGGCCGTCATGCGTCGCGCCGTTGGCGAACAGATCAAGGCGCTGCAGGAACTGTCCGACATCATCGGCAAGTCCTCGACGCAGCTCGAGGTCGCCCAGCCGCTGCGTCAGCAGCCTGCCGCCGCTTCGGTCGCTCGCCCCGTACAGCAGCAACCGGTACAGCAGCAGCCGGCGCCGCAGCCGGTTGTCCAGGCCGAGCCCGTTGTGGCCCAGCAACCCGTGGCGCAGCAGCCCGTGGTGCAGCAGGCAATGGTGCAGCCGCAGGTCGAGCAGCCGCGCCGGCAGGAACCCGCTCCGGCCCTGCGCGGCAGCCTCGGCATCGAACAGCCGGCCGTTCGCCAGCCTGCTCCGTCGCAGGCGGTGACCAGCGAAGTTGCTGAAGGTGGTGGCTGGA is a window from the Ensifer adhaerens genome containing:
- a CDS encoding 2Fe-2S iron-sulfur cluster-binding protein — encoded protein: MTKLTIVAFDGARHELNVENGSTVMENAVRNSVPGIEAECGGACACATCHVYVDDAWSAVVGAPEAMEEDMLDFAYDVRPTSRLSCQIKMSDALDGLVVHVPERQA
- a CDS encoding DUF922 domain-containing Zn-dependent protease, encoding MSRVRVPFKAALLALLVAAPLSAASGETVISKSFSYFTIGGRTAEELDKALSASGPMMKSTGARHPGATRIKFGGSITYVNRGGRCAVGSARVTLSTRIILPRWKYRRQAGRDLALVWDTLSSDIKRHEERHAEIARNHARRMEKMFLALKPEADCERMQASVARVSVTAIEAHDKDQARFDRTEAANFDKRMIRLLQYRLEALQKTQQ
- a CDS encoding Hpt domain-containing protein, with protein sequence MAALRIAFEAPDTPGNSAATGKKPIDFAHLAAQTMGDKALEIEVLQLFARQARQVMKEIVEGESTLRAQAAHRLKGAALAVGAVDVASIAGAIEQNPADASLSDTLAVAVLEAELFILKLCR